A section of the Candidatus Latescibacterota bacterium genome encodes:
- the ligA gene encoding NAD-dependent DNA ligase LigA, with protein sequence MPRDRTARAAARWRELVDAIREHDRRYYAEASPTISDQDYDALMAELVALEAAHPALARPDSPTQRVGEARDAAFPPHVHAEPMLSLANTYSRAELDEFFARTRRALEAGDDAPLDWSVEPKVDGVALSLEYVAGRLERAATRGDGVQGDLVTPNVFTFLNVPAQLAEPVSLTARGEAYLDRERFAALNAARAAAGEERFANPRNLAAGTLKLLDSREVARRGLSLAVYAVLGDELGDTHSGRLERAATLGLPVLATRRCRGEEAVREAVDALDAERAALPYATDGAVIKLDSLGLQAQLGATARSPRWGIAYKFAAEQVSTRLRDIVLQVGRTGAVTPVAELDPVQLAGTTVSRATLHNRDEIERKDLRVGDTVLVEKGGEVIPKVLGVLTDARDGSQQPFVFPTRCPACGAALSFAEEEVAVRCENPRCPAQLRRRLEHFASRGALDIEGLGKQWIDVLVDQGLVEGFADLFTLTEAQLLELERMGPKSAANLVAAIDGARRRPWRAKLFALGIRHVGAETARILAARFPDLARLRAATLEELQALDAVGPVVAAAVLESLAAEGVNRELAALEAVGFFDASDAEAPAPAADGPLAGKTVVITGSFADVDRDALKAWCEARGAKVTGSVSSRTDLLLAGEKAGSKLSKARELGVEIWDEARLRALRDAEA encoded by the coding sequence ATGCCCCGGGACCGAACGGCGCGCGCCGCCGCACGCTGGCGAGAGCTGGTGGACGCGATCCGAGAGCACGATCGCCGCTACTACGCCGAGGCGTCGCCCACCATCAGCGACCAGGACTACGACGCGCTGATGGCCGAGCTCGTCGCCCTCGAGGCCGCGCACCCCGCGCTCGCCCGGCCGGACAGTCCCACCCAGCGCGTGGGCGAGGCGCGCGACGCGGCGTTTCCGCCGCACGTCCACGCCGAGCCGATGCTCTCGCTCGCCAACACCTACAGCCGGGCGGAGCTGGACGAGTTCTTCGCCCGCACGCGTCGCGCGCTGGAGGCGGGCGACGACGCGCCGCTCGACTGGTCGGTGGAGCCCAAGGTGGACGGCGTGGCCCTCTCGCTGGAGTACGTCGCGGGGCGTCTGGAGCGGGCCGCCACGCGAGGCGACGGGGTGCAGGGAGATCTGGTGACGCCCAACGTCTTCACCTTTCTCAACGTGCCCGCGCAGCTCGCCGAGCCCGTGAGCCTCACCGCGCGCGGCGAGGCCTACCTCGACCGCGAGCGCTTCGCCGCGCTGAACGCCGCGCGGGCGGCGGCCGGCGAGGAGCGCTTCGCCAACCCCCGCAACCTGGCCGCGGGCACGCTGAAGCTGCTGGACAGCCGCGAGGTGGCGCGGCGGGGGCTGTCCCTGGCGGTCTATGCCGTGCTCGGCGACGAGCTCGGCGACACGCACAGCGGGCGCCTCGAGCGCGCGGCGACGCTGGGGCTGCCGGTGCTCGCCACGCGCCGCTGCCGCGGGGAGGAGGCGGTGCGCGAGGCCGTCGATGCGCTGGACGCCGAGCGCGCGGCATTGCCCTACGCCACCGACGGCGCCGTCATCAAGCTCGACTCCCTCGGGCTCCAGGCCCAGCTCGGCGCCACGGCGCGCTCGCCGCGCTGGGGCATCGCCTACAAGTTCGCGGCGGAGCAGGTGAGCACGCGGCTGCGCGACATCGTGCTGCAGGTGGGGCGCACGGGTGCGGTCACCCCCGTGGCGGAGCTGGATCCCGTGCAGCTTGCGGGGACGACCGTGAGCCGCGCGACGCTGCACAACCGCGACGAGATCGAGCGCAAGGACCTCCGCGTCGGCGACACGGTGCTGGTGGAAAAGGGCGGCGAGGTGATCCCCAAGGTGCTCGGCGTCCTGACCGACGCGCGCGACGGCAGCCAGCAGCCCTTCGTCTTTCCCACGCGCTGCCCCGCCTGCGGCGCGGCGCTCTCCTTCGCCGAGGAGGAGGTGGCGGTCCGCTGCGAGAACCCCCGCTGTCCCGCCCAGCTGCGGCGGCGGCTCGAGCACTTCGCGTCGCGCGGCGCGCTGGACATCGAGGGCCTCGGCAAGCAGTGGATCGACGTGCTCGTCGACCAGGGCCTGGTGGAAGGCTTCGCCGACCTGTTCACGCTCACGGAGGCGCAGCTGCTCGAGCTGGAGCGCATGGGGCCCAAGAGTGCGGCGAACCTGGTGGCCGCCATCGACGGGGCGCGCCGCCGGCCCTGGCGCGCGAAGCTCTTCGCGCTCGGCATCCGCCACGTGGGCGCCGAGACGGCGCGCATCCTCGCGGCGCGCTTCCCCGACCTCGCGCGGCTGCGCGCGGCCACGCTGGAGGAGCTGCAGGCGCTCGACGCCGTGGGGCCGGTGGTGGCCGCCGCCGTGCTGGAGAGCCTGGCGGCCGAGGGGGTGAACCGGGAGCTCGCGGCGCTCGAGGCGGTGGGCTTCTTCGACGCGTCGGACGCGGAGGCGCCCGCGCCCGCGGCGGACGGCCCCCTGGCCGGCAAGACCGTGGTCATCACCGGCAGCTTCGCGGACGTCGACCGCGACGCCCTCAAGGCCTGGTGCGAGGCGCGGGGCGCCAAGGTGACGGGCAGCGTCTCGTCCCGCACCGATCTGCTGCTCGCCGGCGAGAAGGCCGGCAGCAAGCTGAGCAAGGCGCGCGAGCTGGGCGTGGAGATCTGGGACGAGGCGCGCCTCCGCGCGCTGAGGGACGCCGAGGCGTGA
- a CDS encoding thioredoxin family protein, whose amino-acid sequence MRLWTRLTLALLLGALALPVSAAAPGPAGGALGDGGGFGPPPVPVRLELMADRAVAGETVPVVLVYSIPAGTHLTDAFFTVDFTAEPALAVEEPRYPRGEPVEDGQVYRGEVPVWTRVTLPASGPVTLRAVAEYQICQEGEVEMCFPPDEATATLALELAPAGSAWAPLSVAGVDPSGGGQGDSAAPALGTGGGLEGRLARALASGSWLAFLLVFLGGVLTSFTPCVYPVIPITISYVGGSAKGNPLKGFVLSLWFVLGIAITYSALGLLAAATGAAFGQATQNPWVNGAIALLVGAMGFSMAGFFDIQLPSGLTSKVGGARGGFLGPVLMGFATGLIAAPCVGPVLVVLLTWVAQTGSLFLGFWLLFVFALGLGLLFLVLGTFSGALAALPGAGAWMDGVKHFFALMLWALALWFLRALVPAWILTLAFGLALVLALAAWGAFHPLPENASHRQGLMKGVLLLLWILGAVLTIGAGLRGFAPQLLPAGGGGAPGVALATHQEPEWVWDAENGFAQAAAADTPVMMDFWAQWCAACKELDHKTYNQARILELARGFTSIKMDMTERDENNAAVQKRYGVVGMPTVIFFDSEGRELERFAGFKKAEDLAPIMERVLAAH is encoded by the coding sequence GTGAGACTGTGGACGCGGTTGACGCTGGCCCTGCTCCTGGGCGCGCTGGCGTTGCCGGTGTCCGCGGCCGCGCCCGGGCCGGCGGGCGGCGCGCTGGGCGACGGCGGCGGCTTCGGCCCGCCCCCGGTCCCCGTGCGCCTCGAGCTCATGGCCGACCGCGCCGTGGCGGGCGAGACGGTGCCGGTGGTGCTCGTCTACAGCATCCCCGCCGGGACCCACCTCACCGACGCGTTCTTCACCGTCGACTTCACGGCCGAGCCCGCCCTCGCCGTCGAGGAGCCGCGCTATCCGCGCGGCGAGCCCGTGGAGGACGGACAGGTCTACCGCGGCGAGGTGCCCGTGTGGACGCGCGTCACGCTGCCCGCGAGCGGCCCCGTGACGCTGCGCGCCGTCGCCGAGTACCAGATCTGCCAGGAGGGCGAGGTGGAGATGTGCTTCCCGCCCGACGAGGCCACGGCCACGCTGGCGCTCGAGCTCGCCCCCGCCGGCAGCGCCTGGGCGCCGCTGAGCGTGGCGGGCGTCGACCCCAGCGGCGGCGGCCAGGGCGACAGCGCGGCCCCCGCGCTCGGCACCGGCGGCGGCCTCGAAGGCCGCCTCGCGCGCGCCCTGGCCTCGGGCAGCTGGCTGGCGTTCCTGCTGGTCTTCCTCGGCGGCGTGCTCACGAGCTTCACGCCCTGCGTCTACCCGGTGATCCCCATCACCATCAGCTACGTGGGCGGCAGCGCGAAGGGCAACCCGCTGAAGGGTTTCGTGCTGTCGCTGTGGTTCGTGCTGGGCATCGCGATCACCTACTCGGCGCTGGGCCTGCTCGCCGCGGCCACCGGCGCCGCCTTCGGACAGGCCACGCAGAATCCCTGGGTCAACGGCGCCATCGCGCTGCTCGTGGGCGCCATGGGCTTCTCCATGGCGGGCTTCTTCGACATCCAGCTGCCCAGCGGCCTCACCAGCAAGGTCGGCGGCGCGCGCGGCGGCTTTCTCGGCCCCGTGCTCATGGGCTTCGCGACGGGCCTCATCGCCGCGCCCTGCGTGGGGCCGGTGCTCGTCGTGCTGCTCACCTGGGTCGCGCAGACCGGCAGCCTCTTCCTCGGCTTCTGGCTGCTCTTCGTCTTCGCGCTTGGCCTGGGCCTGCTCTTCCTCGTGCTCGGCACCTTCAGCGGCGCGCTGGCCGCGCTGCCCGGCGCCGGCGCCTGGATGGACGGCGTGAAGCACTTCTTCGCGCTCATGCTCTGGGCCCTGGCCCTCTGGTTCCTGCGGGCGCTGGTGCCGGCCTGGATCCTGACCCTCGCCTTCGGCCTCGCCCTCGTGCTGGCGCTGGCCGCCTGGGGCGCCTTCCATCCGCTGCCGGAGAACGCCAGCCACCGCCAGGGTCTCATGAAGGGCGTGCTGCTGCTGCTCTGGATCCTGGGCGCGGTGCTCACCATCGGCGCGGGACTGCGCGGCTTCGCCCCGCAGCTGCTGCCCGCCGGGGGCGGCGGCGCGCCGGGGGTCGCCCTCGCGACGCATCAGGAGCCCGAGTGGGTCTGGGACGCCGAGAACGGCTTCGCCCAGGCCGCCGCCGCGGACACGCCCGTGATGATGGACTTCTGGGCCCAGTGGTGCGCCGCCTGCAAGGAGCTCGACCACAAGACCTACAACCAGGCGCGCATCCTGGAGCTGGCCCGGGGCTTCACGTCCATCAAGATGGACATGACCGAGCGCGACGAGAACAACGCCGCCGTGCAGAAGCGCTACGGCGTGGTGGGCATGCCCACCGTCATCTTCTTCGATTCGGAGGGCCGCGAGCTCGAGCGCTTCGCGGGCTTCAAGAAGGCCGAGGACCTGGCCCCGATCATGGAGCGGGTCCTGGCCGCGCACTGA
- the trxA gene encoding thioredoxin, whose product MSDVLHVNDDNFETEVTQSDIPVLVDFSATWCGPCKKLDPIVEEIATEYKGRLKVAHVDVDKAQGSARKFGVMSVPTVLFMKDGQVKGTQIGLAPKEKMVEKIGALL is encoded by the coding sequence ATGAGCGACGTCCTGCACGTCAACGACGACAACTTCGAGACCGAGGTCACCCAGAGCGACATCCCGGTGCTCGTGGACTTCAGCGCCACCTGGTGCGGTCCCTGCAAGAAGCTCGATCCGATCGTCGAGGAGATCGCCACGGAGTACAAGGGCCGGCTGAAGGTCGCCCACGTGGACGTGGACAAGGCCCAGGGCAGCGCGCGCAAGTTCGGCGTGATGTCCGTCCCCACCGTGCTCTTCATGAAGGACGGCCAGGTGAAGGGCACGCAGATCGGCCTCGCGCCGAAGGAAAAGATGGTGGAGAAGATCGGCGCGCTGCTCTAG
- a CDS encoding methyltransferase domain-containing protein has product MRRLGVRDWLAATHRPACLDLRPAEDFARGHLPGAGNVPLDEIDARIHELPRRGAELFVVGGELAAEGAHRLQRRARWSLAWTDEPPADWPADALDLGAASPLWSPSPWLAEHWQLLPAGGRVLDLAMGSGRNAVWLALRGFRVEGEDILPEAVAFARGLAARHGVDLDARVGDVTRPDALPRAALDGLLVFNFLHRPLLPRLADALAPGGVLIYESFLQGHRGKPRRPQWLLEPLELQRHYEDLLEIVAYREGEREPAARTASLVARRRPR; this is encoded by the coding sequence GTGAGGCGCCTCGGCGTTCGCGACTGGCTGGCGGCCACGCACCGCCCGGCCTGCCTGGACCTGCGTCCGGCGGAGGACTTCGCGCGCGGGCATCTGCCGGGTGCGGGCAACGTCCCCCTGGACGAGATCGACGCCCGCATCCACGAGCTGCCCCGGCGCGGGGCGGAGCTCTTCGTGGTGGGGGGCGAACTCGCCGCCGAGGGCGCCCATCGCCTGCAGCGCCGCGCGCGCTGGTCGCTGGCCTGGACCGACGAGCCGCCCGCCGACTGGCCGGCCGACGCGCTGGACCTGGGCGCCGCCAGCCCGCTCTGGTCGCCCAGCCCCTGGCTCGCCGAACACTGGCAGCTGTTGCCGGCCGGCGGTCGCGTCCTCGATCTGGCCATGGGCAGCGGCCGCAACGCGGTCTGGCTGGCGCTGCGGGGGTTCCGGGTGGAGGGCGAGGACATCCTGCCGGAGGCCGTGGCCTTCGCGCGGGGGCTGGCCGCTCGCCACGGAGTGGACCTCGACGCGCGGGTGGGGGACGTCACCCGCCCGGACGCGCTGCCGCGTGCCGCCCTTGACGGGCTCCTGGTTTTCAACTTCCTTCACCGGCCCCTGCTGCCCCGGCTGGCGGACGCGCTGGCCCCCGGCGGGGTCCTGATCTACGAAAGTTTTCTCCAGGGGCACCGGGGCAAACCGCGCCGGCCCCAGTGGCTGCTGGAGCCGCTGGAACTCCAGCGGCACTACGAGGATTTGCTGGAAATCGTCGCCTATCGCGAAGGGGAGCGCGAACCGGCCGCGCGCACGGCGTCGCTGGTGGCGCGCCGGCGGCCCCGTTGA
- a CDS encoding MotA/TolQ/ExbB proton channel family protein, which yields MLDLIARYFADGGPLMWAILAIVGAAAAVIVERAVFFLLRCRDRSGPLVAEAVSALNHGLPERALRAVTRQRGPLNAVLAVAIERYRDGHSNSEIRQAVEEVALREVPRFSQRLGYLSTFANVATLAGLLGTIFGLQVAFRSLVVTNAAEKAAVLAAGIAQAMNTTSFGLIVAIPCLLAHAVLVNLQSRRAEDLDAGAMRLLNYLENRPEKPDVIAGRISA from the coding sequence ATGCTGGATCTGATCGCTCGCTACTTCGCAGACGGCGGCCCGCTGATGTGGGCCATCCTCGCCATCGTGGGCGCTGCGGCGGCAGTGATCGTCGAACGGGCCGTCTTCTTCCTGCTGCGCTGCCGCGACCGCTCCGGTCCGCTGGTGGCCGAAGCCGTGAGCGCCCTGAACCACGGCCTGCCGGAGCGGGCCCTGCGGGCCGTCACCCGGCAGCGGGGACCGCTGAACGCCGTGCTGGCCGTGGCCATCGAGCGCTACCGCGACGGCCACAGCAACAGCGAGATCCGGCAGGCGGTGGAGGAGGTCGCCCTGCGCGAGGTGCCGCGCTTCTCCCAGCGCCTGGGCTACCTGAGCACCTTCGCCAACGTGGCCACGCTGGCCGGTCTCCTGGGGACGATCTTCGGCCTCCAGGTGGCCTTCCGCTCCCTCGTGGTCACCAACGCGGCCGAGAAGGCCGCCGTGCTCGCCGCGGGCATCGCCCAGGCGATGAACACCACCTCCTTCGGCCTCATCGTGGCCATTCCCTGCCTGCTGGCCCATGCCGTTCTGGTCAATCTCCAGAGCCGACGTGCCGAGGACCTTGATGCGGGCGCCATGCGTCTGCTCAACTACCTCGAGAACCGTCCGGAGAAGCCGGACGTGATCGCGGGCCGCATTTCCGCCTAG
- a CDS encoding biopolymer transporter ExbD, protein MTQRTRGLGARRPTAAVGGADVNVTPVLSMFTILIPFLVSMAAFSHFAVQVFRLSAAEASATATDTSPPLLVALGAEGVLLAKGDEELGRLPGAGQGATSFAALDSALVALRSQGLAGNRVVVAAEDGVRCASLVACLDRCRGVGFDEVSLADGLAEPLPTLVTPEASPR, encoded by the coding sequence ATGACCCAGCGCACGCGCGGCCTGGGCGCGCGCCGGCCGACGGCCGCGGTCGGCGGGGCGGACGTCAACGTCACCCCCGTGCTCAGCATGTTCACCATCCTCATTCCCTTCCTGGTGAGCATGGCGGCCTTCTCGCACTTCGCCGTGCAGGTGTTCCGTCTCTCGGCGGCCGAGGCGTCGGCCACGGCCACCGACACCAGCCCGCCGCTGCTCGTGGCGCTGGGGGCGGAGGGCGTCCTGCTGGCCAAGGGGGACGAGGAACTGGGCCGCCTGCCCGGAGCGGGCCAGGGCGCCACCAGCTTCGCGGCGCTGGACAGCGCCCTGGTGGCGCTGCGCTCGCAGGGCCTGGCGGGCAACCGGGTCGTGGTGGCGGCGGAGGACGGCGTCCGCTGCGCGTCGCTGGTGGCCTGCCTGGACCGCTGCCGCGGCGTCGGCTTCGACGAGGTGAGCCTCGCCGACGGCCTCGCCGAGCCCCTGCCGACGCTCGTCACGCCGGAGGCGTCCCCGCGATGA
- a CDS encoding biopolymer transporter ExbD, with the protein MSEPSKSILPKDARKGAPRSAGSPPLTSLVDMMTILVVFLLVNLSVQGDLASRASDMQLPTSSSPSRLAPALSVEVTLRQISVEGVPVLPVAEAVAADSLVLPTLLAALEGAGDTQGVTLQCDRDLDFAVIKRVLRTCAAAGIRDFALLAEQETP; encoded by the coding sequence ATGAGCGAGCCGTCGAAGAGCATCCTGCCCAAGGACGCGCGCAAGGGCGCGCCGCGCAGCGCGGGGAGTCCGCCGCTGACGTCGCTGGTGGACATGATGACCATCCTCGTCGTGTTCCTGCTCGTGAACCTCAGCGTGCAGGGCGACCTCGCGTCGAGGGCCTCGGACATGCAGCTGCCCACGTCGAGCAGCCCATCGCGGCTGGCGCCGGCCCTGTCGGTGGAGGTCACGTTGAGGCAGATCAGCGTGGAGGGCGTGCCGGTGCTGCCGGTGGCAGAGGCCGTGGCGGCCGACTCGCTGGTGCTGCCGACGCTGCTCGCGGCGCTGGAGGGCGCGGGCGACACGCAGGGCGTCACCCTGCAGTGCGACCGCGATCTCGACTTCGCCGTCATCAAGCGCGTGCTGCGCACCTGCGCCGCGGCGGGCATCCGCGACTTCGCCCTGCTGGCCGAACAGGAGACGCCGTGA
- a CDS encoding energy transducer TonB: protein MPRSVPVTLPAAAPSRETPPASSAAPAAAAEGAASAAPPRKVYGVRKIYGRALGDDTGGAFLTAKPGNSTGGPMDSLVARPEDLVANAVPLSGVDRAPLPLYVERPVYTQAMVDARASGVVNARLLVNVRGEVEQVDVLDDFGFDSARLAAEACGRFRFEPALRQGEPVAVWILYKIRFEFAG from the coding sequence GTGCCGCGCAGCGTGCCCGTCACGCTGCCCGCCGCCGCGCCCAGCCGCGAGACGCCGCCCGCGTCCAGCGCCGCGCCCGCCGCCGCTGCCGAGGGCGCCGCGAGCGCCGCGCCGCCGCGCAAGGTCTACGGCGTGCGCAAGATCTACGGCCGCGCGCTGGGGGACGACACCGGCGGCGCCTTCCTCACCGCCAAGCCGGGCAACAGCACCGGCGGCCCCATGGACAGCCTCGTGGCGCGGCCCGAGGATCTCGTCGCGAACGCCGTTCCGCTCAGCGGCGTGGATCGCGCGCCGCTGCCGCTCTACGTCGAGCGGCCGGTCTACACGCAGGCCATGGTCGACGCGCGGGCGAGCGGCGTGGTCAACGCGCGGCTCCTGGTGAACGTGCGCGGCGAGGTGGAGCAGGTGGACGTGCTCGACGACTTCGGCTTCGACTCGGCCCGGCTGGCGGCCGAGGCCTGCGGACGCTTCCGCTTCGAGCCCGCGCTGCGGCAGGGCGAGCCCGTCGCCGTGTGGATCCTCTACAAGATTCGCTTCGAGTTCGCGGGGTGA
- a CDS encoding TonB family protein, giving the protein MRALMAWLSLALALSALAPAAALAQEGAEPDVLPELVHFAPAEYPRAALRAGIEGDVLLELLVNAGGEVDSVTVVEPLEPSLDAAASSAAARFRFTPARVAGEAVPVRLLYSYAFSLRDEARKIAPVTKLRGRVLERGSGRPLVDATVVLHFPAAVMDSVMALPWPIVMERLASLPGQFGGGDSLVAYSDSTGAFRFSAIPPGLLRVVVRRGGFRELDTRVSVPVDGALSRDFALARSSVAAYELVVEGHDRDREVSRQRLTAVEVETLPGFGGDAVRSVQSMPGVARPVLADPGSVTVRGSGSYDTRFFLDGVDIPLLFHYGGVKSTYNSLALGSVDLYPGGYGASYGGCVGGVVELRGRPGRRDHWRRIVDAGLLDASFHAEGPLGERSSLLLTGRRSFVGEVLRAVLSGSNDYQMTLSPYYWDLVARYDFTRRPEERFFVTAFAARDRMDLLVPSADQGDPSVNAATNAIAIDASFSRFILGYDRPLGERFDNMLRASYGRSQQRGHVFGYFDFDLHGPNWQLRDELTAAVHSRVDATLGLDLNYAPVHYAVRAQDWPAALQNRDSSDLGAYLSVEWRPTESLLLRPSVRVDDYWQSDATETSLRMNARWRLGARHALNAALGSYNQPSQPQPTGSSLQLVDGGASLPPTLGRHAVLGEEWRISPQLRLETQLYYNTQRRIPVAVEESVDGYRPSAEARMGGLELTLRRESGGRFFGWLSYTLSRSERKTPVRPANVTQEPDTSGLPSTAGPWDPDRWVLYALDQTHHLEALGSWRVTPTWSLGLRLQVVSGNPVTPLLNYDSQQFEFDADTGDYQQVLGDYLSDRRSPYVRCDMRVDKRFVRGSSIWQLYLDVQNLGYFLYNSPEGYDYNYDFSERRDYGWIILPALGCRVEF; this is encoded by the coding sequence ATGCGCGCGCTCATGGCCTGGCTGTCCCTCGCGCTGGCGCTCTCCGCGCTCGCGCCCGCCGCCGCGCTCGCGCAGGAGGGCGCCGAGCCCGACGTGCTGCCCGAGCTCGTCCACTTCGCGCCGGCCGAGTACCCGCGCGCGGCGCTCCGCGCGGGCATCGAGGGCGACGTGCTGCTCGAGCTGCTGGTGAACGCCGGGGGCGAGGTGGACTCGGTGACGGTGGTCGAGCCGCTCGAGCCCTCGCTCGACGCCGCCGCGTCGTCGGCCGCCGCGCGTTTCCGCTTCACGCCCGCGCGCGTGGCGGGCGAGGCCGTCCCCGTCCGCCTGCTCTACAGCTACGCGTTCTCGCTGCGCGACGAAGCCCGCAAGATCGCGCCGGTCACGAAGCTGCGGGGGCGCGTGCTGGAGCGCGGCAGCGGCCGTCCCCTGGTGGACGCCACCGTGGTGCTGCACTTCCCGGCCGCCGTCATGGACAGCGTGATGGCCCTGCCCTGGCCCATCGTCATGGAGCGCCTCGCGAGCCTGCCCGGCCAGTTCGGCGGCGGCGACAGCCTGGTGGCCTACTCCGACTCCACGGGCGCCTTCCGCTTCAGCGCCATCCCGCCGGGCCTGCTGCGGGTGGTCGTGCGGCGGGGCGGCTTCCGTGAGCTGGACACGCGGGTGAGCGTGCCCGTCGACGGCGCGCTCTCGCGCGACTTCGCCCTCGCCCGCAGCAGCGTGGCGGCCTACGAGCTGGTGGTGGAGGGGCACGACCGGGATCGCGAGGTGTCGCGGCAGCGTCTGACCGCCGTGGAGGTGGAGACGCTCCCCGGCTTCGGCGGCGACGCCGTGCGCAGCGTGCAGTCCATGCCGGGCGTGGCGCGTCCCGTGCTCGCGGACCCCGGCTCGGTGACGGTGCGCGGCAGCGGCAGCTACGACACGCGCTTCTTCCTCGACGGCGTGGACATCCCCCTGCTCTTCCACTACGGCGGCGTCAAGTCCACCTACAACAGCCTGGCCCTGGGCAGCGTGGACCTCTACCCGGGCGGCTACGGCGCGAGCTACGGGGGCTGCGTGGGCGGCGTGGTGGAGCTGCGGGGCCGGCCCGGCCGCCGCGACCACTGGCGGCGCATCGTGGACGCGGGACTGCTGGACGCGTCCTTCCACGCCGAAGGGCCGCTCGGCGAGCGGAGCAGCCTGCTGCTCACCGGGCGCCGCAGCTTCGTGGGCGAGGTGCTGCGCGCCGTCCTGTCGGGCAGCAACGACTACCAGATGACCCTGTCGCCCTACTACTGGGACCTGGTGGCGCGCTACGACTTCACGCGCCGGCCCGAGGAGCGCTTCTTCGTCACCGCCTTCGCGGCCCGCGACCGCATGGACCTGCTGGTGCCGAGCGCGGACCAGGGCGACCCCAGCGTGAACGCGGCCACGAACGCCATCGCCATCGACGCCAGCTTCAGCCGCTTCATCCTGGGCTACGACCGCCCGCTGGGCGAGCGCTTCGACAACATGCTCCGCGCCTCCTACGGGCGCTCGCAGCAGCGGGGGCACGTCTTCGGCTACTTCGACTTCGACCTGCACGGGCCCAACTGGCAGCTGCGCGACGAGCTCACGGCCGCCGTTCACTCGCGGGTCGACGCCACGCTGGGCCTGGACCTCAACTACGCCCCGGTGCACTACGCGGTGCGCGCGCAGGACTGGCCCGCGGCGCTCCAGAATCGCGACAGCTCCGACCTGGGCGCCTACCTGTCGGTGGAGTGGCGTCCCACGGAGTCGCTGCTGCTGCGCCCGTCCGTGCGCGTGGACGACTACTGGCAGAGCGACGCCACCGAGACGAGCCTCCGCATGAACGCGCGCTGGCGGCTCGGCGCGCGGCACGCGCTGAACGCCGCCCTGGGCAGCTACAACCAGCCGTCCCAGCCGCAGCCGACGGGCAGCTCGCTCCAGCTGGTGGACGGCGGCGCCTCCCTGCCGCCCACGCTGGGCCGGCACGCGGTGCTGGGGGAGGAGTGGCGGATCTCGCCCCAGCTGCGCCTGGAGACGCAGCTCTACTACAACACGCAGCGCCGGATCCCGGTGGCCGTGGAGGAGTCGGTGGACGGCTACCGTCCCAGCGCCGAGGCGCGGATGGGGGGCCTCGAGCTCACGCTGCGGCGCGAGAGCGGCGGGCGCTTCTTCGGCTGGCTGAGCTACACCCTCTCGCGCAGCGAGCGGAAGACGCCCGTGCGGCCGGCGAACGTCACCCAGGAACCCGACACCTCGGGGCTGCCGAGCACGGCCGGGCCCTGGGACCCCGACCGCTGGGTGCTCTACGCGCTGGATCAGACGCATCACCTGGAGGCCCTGGGCTCGTGGCGCGTGACGCCCACCTGGTCGCTGGGCCTGCGCCTGCAGGTCGTGAGCGGCAACCCGGTCACGCCGCTGCTCAACTACGACAGCCAGCAGTTCGAGTTCGACGCCGACACCGGCGACTACCAGCAGGTGCTGGGCGACTATCTCAGCGATCGGCGCAGCCCCTACGTCCGCTGCGACATGCGAGTGGACAAGCGCTTCGTGCGCGGCTCGTCGATCTGGCAGCTCTACCTGGACGTGCAGAACCTCGGCTACTTCCTCTACAACAGCCCCGAAGGCTATGACTACAACTACGACTTCTCCGAGCGGCGGGACTACGGGTGGATCATCCTGCCCGCGCTCGGCTGCCGGGTGGAGTTCTAG